The following are encoded together in the Tursiops truncatus isolate mTurTru1 chromosome 10, mTurTru1.mat.Y, whole genome shotgun sequence genome:
- the LOC109552161 gene encoding dolichyl-diphosphooligosaccharide--protein glycosyltransferase subunit 4-like, which yields MIMDVQLAIFANVLVVLCHYMAINSPKK from the coding sequence ATGATCATGGATGTGCAGCTGGCCATCTTCGCCAACGTGCTTGTCGTTCTCTGTCACTACATGGCCATCAACAGTCCCAAGAAGTAG
- the CISH gene encoding cytokine-inducible SH2-containing protein, with amino-acid sequence MVLCVQGPCPLLAVEQIGQRPLWPESLELPEPAMQPLPGGAFLEEEAEESPAQPEGEPKVLDPEEDLLCIAKTFSYLRESGWYWGSITASEARQHLQKMPEGTFLVRDSTHPSYLFTLSVKTTRGPTNVRIEYADSSFRLDSNCLSRPRILAFPDVVSLVQHYVASCAADTRSDSPDLATTQALPTPKEDAPGDPALPATAVHLKLVQPFVRKSSTRSLQHLCRLVINRLVADVDCLPLPRRMADYLRQYPFQL; translated from the exons ATGGTCCTCTGCGTTCAGGG ACCTTGTCCTTTGCTCGCTGTGGAGCAGATCGGGCAGCGGCCCCTGTGGCCCGAGTCCCTGGAGCTGCCCGAACCAGCTATGCAGCCTTTACCTGGTGGCgccttcctggaggaagaagCAGAGGAGTCCCCAGCCCAGCCAGAGGGTGAGCCCAAGGTGCTGGACCCCGAAGAAGATCTGCTGTGCATAGCCAAGACCTTCTCGTACCTTCGGGAATCTG GCTGGTACTGGGGTTCCATTACGGCCAGTGAGGCCCGGCAACACCTGCAGAAGATGCCAGAGGGCACATTCCTAGTACGTGACAGCACCCACCCCAGCTACCTGTTCACATTGTCGGTCAAAACCACCCGTGGCCCCACCAACGTGCGCATTGAGTACGCCGACTCCAGCTTCCGCCTGGACTCCAACTGCCTGTCCAGGCCGCGCATCCTGGCCTTCCCAGATGTGGTCAGCCTTGTGCAGCACTACGTGGCCTCCTGTGCTGCAGATACCCGAAGTGACAGTCCTGACCTTGCAACCACCCAAGCCCTGCCTACCCCTAAGGAAGATGCACCTGGTGACCCAGCACTGCCTGCTactgctgtacacctaaaactggTGCAGCCCTTTGTGCGCAAAAGCAGCACCCGAAGCCTGCAGCACCTGTGCCGCCTCGTCATCAACCGTCTGGTGGCCGATGTGGACTGCCTGCCACTACCCCGGCGCATGGCTGACTACCTCCGACAGtaccccttccagctctga
- the MAPKAPK3 gene encoding MAP kinase-activated protein kinase 3 isoform X1, whose amino-acid sequence MYFLSLFHVQAPSWAGSRPSRGGVAVLKLPCPSLTRHPHSCRACAPARPALCRQGSALQGAWPAPAEGDCQCQPQFLWLPSPLRQRLAERRGPAPPCGRRNQGRPSLRSSGGHSRWPWTRQAGASSERPAGAMDVETAEEQGGPAPPPGVPCEPCSAGTPALVGRREPKKYAVTDDYQLSKQVLGLGVNGKVLECFHRRTGQKCALKLLYDSPKARQEVDHHWKASGGPHIVRILDVYENMHHSKRCLLIVMECMEGGELFSRIQERGDQAFTEREAAEIMRDIGTAIQFLHSWNIAHRDVKPENLLYTSKEKDGVLKLTDFGFAKETTQNALQTPCYTPYYVAPEVLGPEKYDKSCDMWSLGVIMYILLCGFPPFYSNTGQAISPGMKRRIRLGQYGFPNPEWSEVSEDAKQLIRLLLKTDPTERLTITQFMNHPWINQSMVVPQTPLHTARVLQEDKDHWDEVKEEMTSALATMRVDYDQVKIKDLQTSNNRLLNKRRKKQAGSSSASQGCNNQ is encoded by the exons atgtattttctttccctctttcatgTGCAGGCACCTTCCTGGGCAGGAAGCAGACCCAGCAGAGGTGGAGTGGCAGTCCTCAAACTACCATGCCCCTCCCTGACACGGCACCCACACTCATGCAGGGCCTGTGCCCCAGCGAGACCAGCTCTGTGCAGACAGGGCTCTGCCCTGCAAGGGG CCTGGCCTGCTCCCGCAGAAGGGGACTGTCAGTGTCAACCTCAGTTCCTCTGGCTGCCATCCCCCCTGAGACAGAGGCTGGCTGAAAGGAGGGGGCCTGCCCCACCCTGTGGACGGAGAAACCAGGGCCGGCCAAGTCTACGCAGTTCAGGAGGCCACAGCAG GTGGCCCTGGACGCGCCAGGCTGGGGCCTCCTCTGAGCGCCCCGCGGGGGCCATGGATGTCGAGACAGCAGAGGAGCAGGGGGGCCCTGCGCCCCCACCAGGTGTACCCTGCGAACCTTGCTCAGCCGGCACTCCCGCCCTTGTGGGGCGGCGGGAGCCCAAGAAGTACGCAGTGACCGATGACTACCAGTTGTCCAAGCAGGTGCTGGGCTTGGGTGTGAACGGCAAGGTGCTGGAGTGCTTCCACCGGCGCACCGGGCAGAAGTGTGCCCTGAAG CTCCTGTATGACAGCCCCAAGGCCCGGCAGGAGGTGGACCACCACTGGAAAGCCTCAGGCGGCCCCCACATTGTGCGCATCCTGGATGTGTATGAGAACATGCATCACAGCAAACGCTGTCTCCTCATCGTCATGGAATG CATGGAAGGCGGTGAGTTGTTCAGCAGGATTCAGGAGCGTGGCGACCAAGCTTTCACTGAGAGAG AAGCTGCAGAGATCATGCGGGATATTGGCACCGCTATCCAGTTTCTGCACAGCTGGAACATTGCCCACCGAGATGTCAAG CCTGAAAACCTGCTCTACACGTCCAAGGAGAAAGATGGGGTACTCAAGCTCACTGACTTTGGCTTTGCCAAGGAGACCACCCAAAATGCCCTGCAGACTCCCTGCTACACTCCCTATTATGTGG CTCCTGAGGTCCTGGGTCCAGAGAAATATGACAAGTCATGTGATATGTGGTCCCTGGGCGTCATCATGTACATCCT CCTATGCGGCTTCCCGCCCTTCTACTCCAACACGGGCCAGGCCATCTCCCCGGGGATGAAGAGGAGGATCCGCCTGGGCCAGTATGGCTTCCCCAATCCTGAGTGGTCAGAGGTCTCTGAGGATG CCAAGCAGCTGATCCGCCTCCTGCTGAAGACAGACCCCACAGAGAGGCTGACCATCACACAATTCATGAACCATCCCTGGATCAAC CAATCGATGGTGGTGCCACAGACTCCACTCCACACAGCCCGAGTGCTGCAGGAGGACAAAGACCACTGGGATGAAGTCAAG GAGGAAATGACCAGTGCCCTGGCAACCATGCGGGTGGACTATGACCAGGTGAAGATCAAGGACCTGCAGACCTCTAACAACCGGCTCCTCAACAAGCGGAGGAAGAAGCAGGCAGGAAGCTCCTCGGCCTCTCAGGGCTGCAACAATCAGTAG
- the MAPKAPK3 gene encoding MAP kinase-activated protein kinase 3 isoform X2: MDVETAEEQGGPAPPPGVPCEPCSAGTPALVGRREPKKYAVTDDYQLSKQVLGLGVNGKVLECFHRRTGQKCALKLLYDSPKARQEVDHHWKASGGPHIVRILDVYENMHHSKRCLLIVMECMEGGELFSRIQERGDQAFTEREAAEIMRDIGTAIQFLHSWNIAHRDVKPENLLYTSKEKDGVLKLTDFGFAKETTQNALQTPCYTPYYVAPEVLGPEKYDKSCDMWSLGVIMYILLCGFPPFYSNTGQAISPGMKRRIRLGQYGFPNPEWSEVSEDAKQLIRLLLKTDPTERLTITQFMNHPWINQSMVVPQTPLHTARVLQEDKDHWDEVKEEMTSALATMRVDYDQVKIKDLQTSNNRLLNKRRKKQAGSSSASQGCNNQ, from the exons ATGGATGTCGAGACAGCAGAGGAGCAGGGGGGCCCTGCGCCCCCACCAGGTGTACCCTGCGAACCTTGCTCAGCCGGCACTCCCGCCCTTGTGGGGCGGCGGGAGCCCAAGAAGTACGCAGTGACCGATGACTACCAGTTGTCCAAGCAGGTGCTGGGCTTGGGTGTGAACGGCAAGGTGCTGGAGTGCTTCCACCGGCGCACCGGGCAGAAGTGTGCCCTGAAG CTCCTGTATGACAGCCCCAAGGCCCGGCAGGAGGTGGACCACCACTGGAAAGCCTCAGGCGGCCCCCACATTGTGCGCATCCTGGATGTGTATGAGAACATGCATCACAGCAAACGCTGTCTCCTCATCGTCATGGAATG CATGGAAGGCGGTGAGTTGTTCAGCAGGATTCAGGAGCGTGGCGACCAAGCTTTCACTGAGAGAG AAGCTGCAGAGATCATGCGGGATATTGGCACCGCTATCCAGTTTCTGCACAGCTGGAACATTGCCCACCGAGATGTCAAG CCTGAAAACCTGCTCTACACGTCCAAGGAGAAAGATGGGGTACTCAAGCTCACTGACTTTGGCTTTGCCAAGGAGACCACCCAAAATGCCCTGCAGACTCCCTGCTACACTCCCTATTATGTGG CTCCTGAGGTCCTGGGTCCAGAGAAATATGACAAGTCATGTGATATGTGGTCCCTGGGCGTCATCATGTACATCCT CCTATGCGGCTTCCCGCCCTTCTACTCCAACACGGGCCAGGCCATCTCCCCGGGGATGAAGAGGAGGATCCGCCTGGGCCAGTATGGCTTCCCCAATCCTGAGTGGTCAGAGGTCTCTGAGGATG CCAAGCAGCTGATCCGCCTCCTGCTGAAGACAGACCCCACAGAGAGGCTGACCATCACACAATTCATGAACCATCCCTGGATCAAC CAATCGATGGTGGTGCCACAGACTCCACTCCACACAGCCCGAGTGCTGCAGGAGGACAAAGACCACTGGGATGAAGTCAAG GAGGAAATGACCAGTGCCCTGGCAACCATGCGGGTGGACTATGACCAGGTGAAGATCAAGGACCTGCAGACCTCTAACAACCGGCTCCTCAACAAGCGGAGGAAGAAGCAGGCAGGAAGCTCCTCGGCCTCTCAGGGCTGCAACAATCAGTAG